The Triticum aestivum cultivar Chinese Spring chromosome 7B, IWGSC CS RefSeq v2.1, whole genome shotgun sequence genome window below encodes:
- the LOC123159991 gene encoding DNA topoisomerase 1 beta — protein sequence MSVFNHTLYDNDDDDTPLSFKRSSTSRPPPSKQEGSSANITYVRNPKAVASNQQRNGINGASRSPLPLKPQSTGSNPRPSGSVQPNSSVERSQKSNTVDKSKMRRPHVEGDKSDDSDDDKPLAFRKKPDTKLKKVDTGGENAYGSEDDHKPHGMNINSAKVASNNSTNKTVLLKTAPLKTLQPDDDSDDDHKPLVQRFNPAKGASNNSTNKPVLLKAAHKIVQSNDDSEDEKPLASRLPTNAAPKSRASTSDSEDEKPLSARFSRGTAGTSASISNSKDKLPSNNKGPNNNLSAPRNSVKRPSDNNNQTSSALKKAKSSDASASGSVKRESKDDDNNSVPVERKLTPGESSKSKPPVKNIVKKSPLSVKKDNKTFKTKTKKTMKSSQFSKSLRVPPGSGGGKKWSTLEHNGVIFPPPYNPHGVKMLYNGQPVELTPEEEEVATMFAVMKDTEYAAKKTFIDNFFGDWKKILGKNHIIKKFELCDFTPIYEWHLREKEKKKQMTSEEKKALKEEKLKQEEKYMWAVVDGVREKVGNFRVEPPGLFRGRGEHPKMGKLKKRIRPSDITINIGKGTAVPECPIEGESWKEVKHDNTVTWLAFWNDPISQKDFKYVFLAASSSLKGQSDKEKYEKSRKLKDHIHNIRVNYTKDFKSNDVSKKQIAVATYLIDKLALRAGNEKDDDEADTVGCCTLKVDNVTCVPPNKLQFDFLGKDSIRYFNTVEVELPVYNAIEEFRTGKKDGDPVFDKLDTTKLNHHLKDLMPGLTAKVFRTYNASITLDAILHEETEDGTLLEKIAVYQRANKEVAIICNHQRAVSKSHDTQMTKLNEKIDELKAQIDELNKDLGKVKRGKPLGNGADGKPKRTLAPEAIEKKISQIETKIEKMEMDKKTKEDLKTVALGTSKINYLDPRITVAWCKTHEVPIEKIFSKTILAKFGWAMDVEPDFRF from the exons ATGTCTGTCTTCAATCATACATTATatgacaacgacgatgacgatACCCCGCTATCCTTCAAGAGGTCGTCAACCAGCAGGCCGCCCCCCTCGAAGCAGGAAGGCTCATCAGCAAATATCACTTATGTTAGGAACCCTAAAGCTGTGGCCTCAAATCAGCAGAGGAATGGGATTAATGGCGCTTCCAGGTCGCCGCTGCCACTGAAGCCACAGTCGACCGGCTCAAACCCTCGGCCTTCAGGGTCTGTTCAGCCAAACAGTTCTGTAGAACGTAGTCAAAAGAGTAACACAGTGGATAAGAGTAAAATGAGAAGACCTCATGTCGAAGGTGACAAGTCAGATGATTCAGATGATGACAAGCCACTTGCGTTTAGGAAAAAGCCAGACACGAAATTAAAGAAAGTCGACACAGGAGGTGAGAATGCTTATGGTTCAGAAGATGATCATAAGCCACATGGTATGAATATCAACTCAGCAAAAGTGGCTTCTAATAATAGCACAAATAAGACCGTTTTGTTGAAGACTGCACCACTTAAGACTCTGCAACCTGATGATGATTCAGATGATGATCATAAGCCACTTGTTCAGAGGTTCAACCCAGCAAAAGGGGCTTCTAATAATAGCACAAATAAGCCCGTTTTATTGAAGGCTGCACATAAGATTGTGCAATCTAATGATGATTCAGAGGATGAGAAACCACTTGCCAGCAGGTTACCCACTAATGCTGCTCCAAAAAGTAGAGCTAGCACCTCTGATTCAGAGGATGAGAAGCCACTGTCTGCCCGATTTTCAAGAGGTACTGCAGGTACATCTGCGAGTATCTCAAATTCCAAGGACAAGCTCCCGTCTAACAACAAGGGGCCAAACAATAATTTGAGTGCTCCCCGGAATTCAGTTAAAAGGCCAAGTGATAACAATAATCAAACAAGTTCAGCTCTTAAGAAGGCCAAATCTTCTGATGCTTCTGCCTCAGGAAGTGTCAAAAGAGAATCCAAGGATGATGACAATAACAGTGTACCCGTCGAAAGGAAACTGACACCGGGGGAGTCTTCAAAAAGCAAGCCACCTGTAAAGAATATTGTAAAGAAGAGTCCTTTATCTGTTAAGAAGGACAATAAGAcattcaaaacaaaaacaaagaaaacaatgaAAAGTTCCCAGTTCTCAAAATCACTGAGGGTGCCTCCAGGATCTGGCGGTGGAAAGAAATGGTCTACTTTGGAGCACAATGGTGTTATTTTCCCCCCTCCATACAACCCCCATGGCGTCAAAATGCTTTACAATGGGCAACCTGTTGAGCTGACTCCAGAAGAGGAGGAG GTTGCAACCATGTTTGCTGTGATGAAAGACACGGAGTACGCAGCAAAGAAAACATTTATCGACAACTTTTTTGGTGACTGGAAAAAAATTCTTGGTAAAAACCATATCATCAAGAAATTTGAGCTTTGTGACTTCACCCCTATTTATGAATGGCACCTCagagagaaggagaagaagaaacagATGACATCAGAG GAGAAGAAAGCATTGAAGGAAGAGAAATTGAAACAAGAGGAGAAGTATATGTGGGCTGTTGTTGATGGTGTTAGAGAGAAG GTTGGCAATTTCAGAGTAGAACCACCAGGCTTGTTCAGGGGACGAGGAGAGCATCCTAAG ATGGGAAAACTGAAGAAACGTATTCGTCCAAGTGATATTACTATAAACATTGGGAAAGGCACTGCAGTCCCAGAGTGTCCAATAGAGGGAGAAAG CTGGAAAGAAGTCAAACATGACAATACTGTTACATGGTTGGCCTTTTGGAATGACCCGATTAGCCAAAAAGATTTCAAGTATGTTTTCTTGGCAGCAAGCAGCTCACTAAAGGGACAGAGTGACAAGGAGAAATATGAGAAGTCCCGAAAATTGAAG GATCACATACACAACATTCGTGTAAATTACACGAAGGATTTCAAGAGCAATGATGTCTCAAAGAAGCAAATTGCAGTGGCAACATACCTCATAGATAAACTAGCCCTTAGGGCTGGTAATGAGAAG gatgatgatgaggctgatacTGTTGGTTGTTGTACGCTGAAGGTTGATAATGTTACCTGTGTGCCTCCAAATAAGCTTCAG TTTGACTTCCTTGGTAAAGATTCTATAAGATATTTCAACACTGTAGAGGTTGAATTACCTGTGTACAATGCGATTGAGGAATTCCGAACTG GCAAAAAGGACGGAGATCCTGTCTTTGACAAGCTTGATACAACGAAACTAAATCATCATCTGAAGGACTTGATGCCTGGCCTTACTGCGAAAGTGTTCCGTACATATAATGCTTCGATTACCTTGGATGCTATC TTGCATGAAGAAACAGAAGATGGAACCCTTCTTGAAAAGATTGCTGTCTATCAACGAGCAAACAAAGAG GTTGCTATAATCTGTAACCATCAGCGTGCTGTGTCAAAGTCACATGATACCCAGATGACTAAGCTGAATGAAAAGATTGACGAATTAAAG GCCCAGATCGATGAGCTGAACAAAGATTTGGGCAAAGTGAAGAGAGGAAAGCCTCTAGGCAACGGTGCAGATGGGAAGCCAAAGAGAACTTTGGCACCTGAAGC GATTGAGAAGAAGATCTCTCAGATAGAAACCAAGATAGAGAAAATGGAGATGGATAAGAAGACGAAGGAGGATTTGAAGACGGTGGCATTAGGGACATCAAAGATCAACTACCTTGATCCCAGAATTACGGTAGCATGGTGCAAAACCCATGAAGTCCCTATTGAGAAG ATTTTCAGCAAGACGATTCTTGCGAAGTTTGGATGGGCAATGGATGTCGAGCCGGATTTCAGATTCTAA